One segment of Nostoc flagelliforme CCNUN1 DNA contains the following:
- a CDS encoding AbrB/MazE/SpoVT family DNA-binding domain-containing protein, which translates to MTNQKLTLEIPESLFEQLHHLAELTGQSIESLALQSITSNVPYLTEKVHDLDELLSRVTPDNLHGEIDSGKPVGYEIF; encoded by the coding sequence ATGACTAACCAAAAACTAACGTTAGAAATTCCAGAATCTCTGTTTGAGCAATTGCATCATCTTGCTGAGTTAACAGGTCAATCTATAGAATCCTTAGCATTGCAAAGCATTACGAGCAATGTACCTTACTTAACTGAAAAAGTACATGACCTTGATGAACTACTGTCACGAGTAACACCCGATAATTTACATGGTGAAATTGACAGTGGAAAGCCTGTAGGTTATGAAATATTCTGA
- the proB gene encoding glutamate 5-kinase, producing MPLTIVVKIGTSSLTQPETGQLALSTIATLAETLCYLRRQGHRVILVSSGAVGVGCARLGLTERPKAIALKQAVAAVGQGRLIRIYDDLFTTLQQAIAQVLLTRSDLVQRSRYLNAYNTFQELLGLGVIPIVNENDTVAIDELKFGDNDTLSALVASLVEADWLFLLTDVDRLYSADPRSVPDARPIALVSSIKELAQLQIQTGSQGSQWGTGGMATKISAARIAIAAGVRTVITQGRFPQNIEKIIQGELIGTHFEPQLEPTSARKRWIAYGLLPAGKLYLDEGAIAAISLAGKSLLAAGIKVVEGEFRTQDAVQLCDSNGNEIARGLVNYNSDELQKIRGCHSREISAILGYAGVETVIHRDNLVLI from the coding sequence ATGCCACTAACGATTGTTGTCAAAATCGGTACCTCTAGCCTAACCCAACCAGAAACAGGACAATTAGCACTTTCCACCATCGCTACCTTGGCGGAAACACTTTGTTATTTAAGACGCCAAGGACACCGGGTGATTTTGGTTTCTTCTGGGGCTGTGGGAGTGGGTTGTGCGCGGTTAGGCTTAACTGAACGTCCTAAAGCGATCGCACTAAAACAGGCTGTAGCAGCAGTTGGACAAGGCAGGTTAATTCGGATATACGATGATTTATTTACTACTCTGCAACAGGCGATCGCTCAAGTATTACTGACTCGCAGCGACTTGGTACAGCGCAGCCGCTATCTCAACGCCTACAATACTTTTCAGGAACTATTGGGGCTGGGAGTGATCCCTATAGTTAATGAAAATGATACCGTAGCCATAGACGAACTAAAATTTGGTGATAATGATACCCTTTCGGCATTAGTTGCCAGCTTAGTAGAAGCAGATTGGCTATTTTTGCTTACCGATGTCGATAGACTCTACTCAGCCGATCCCCGTTCCGTACCAGATGCGCGGCCGATCGCTTTAGTGAGTAGTATTAAAGAATTAGCTCAATTACAAATACAAACAGGTTCCCAAGGTTCTCAGTGGGGTACTGGCGGTATGGCGACAAAAATTTCGGCTGCGAGAATTGCGATCGCGGCTGGAGTTCGTACCGTAATTACCCAAGGGCGATTTCCCCAGAATATAGAAAAAATTATCCAAGGTGAACTTATTGGGACGCATTTTGAACCGCAACTGGAACCAACTTCAGCGCGTAAACGTTGGATAGCTTACGGACTTTTACCTGCGGGTAAATTGTATTTAGATGAAGGTGCGATCGCGGCAATTTCTCTGGCGGGAAAATCGTTATTAGCAGCTGGAATTAAAGTAGTAGAAGGAGAGTTTCGCACACAGGACGCAGTGCAATTGTGTGACAGCAACGGTAACGAAATTGCTAGAGGACTTGTGAATTACAACAGCGATGAATTGCAAAAGATTCGTGGCTGTCATTCGCGGGAAATTTCCGCGATTTTAGGCTATGCGGGTGTGGAAACCGTGATTCACCGGGATAATTTGGTTTTGATTTAG
- the mazF gene encoding endoribonuclease MazF — MKNAQAIARVSGCGLAKIFSYIDVFTPFQTPTHISRDSELYIPKQGDIIWINFTPQIGREQAGKRPALVISSLKYNRRVRLVLVCPITTKVKGYPFEVIVSEGLAVSGVVLADQVKSFDWQERKAEFVCKAPSEVTVEVITLLRTLMPLP; from the coding sequence ATTAAAAATGCCCAAGCGATAGCAAGGGTTTCAGGCTGTGGTTTAGCCAAGATATTTAGCTATATTGACGTATTTACGCCTTTCCAGACTCCAACTCACATAAGCCGTGATTCTGAATTATACATACCGAAACAGGGTGATATTATTTGGATAAACTTCACGCCTCAAATTGGACGTGAGCAAGCAGGTAAACGTCCTGCTCTTGTCATCTCATCACTGAAATATAATCGTCGAGTTCGACTGGTCTTAGTATGTCCGATTACTACAAAAGTCAAGGGATATCCTTTTGAAGTAATTGTTTCAGAGGGTTTAGCAGTATCAGGAGTAGTGCTGGCAGATCAGGTGAAGTCTTTCGATTGGCAAGAAAGAAAAGCCGAGTTTGTTTGCAAAGCACCATCTGAGGTCACAGTTGAGGTAATTACTCTACTGAGGACTTTAATGCCTTTACCATAA